In one Candidatus Acidulodesulfobacterium acidiphilum genomic region, the following are encoded:
- a CDS encoding response regulator transcription factor, producing MYKANVLIIDDEPDLVELLKYNLAKEGYKVEFAFNGFDGLRASEVFKPDLLILDIMLPDINGYEVCKRIKRTENFSTVPVIFLSAKQEEVDKVLGFESGAEDYITKPFSVAELLARVRTILRRVPPASNEENSKTGKISDGFGFKNITINVLKHSVMVKNIEIKLSPIEFKLLIFLMTYSGDVFSREKLLDNVWGSDSFVEPRTVDVHIRRLRSNIEIDESIKFIETIRGVGYKFIDEKI from the coding sequence ATGTATAAAGCCAACGTACTTATAATAGACGATGAGCCGGATTTAGTAGAACTTCTAAAATACAATCTTGCTAAAGAAGGCTATAAAGTAGAGTTTGCTTTTAACGGATTTGACGGATTAAGGGCATCGGAAGTTTTTAAGCCCGACCTTCTGATATTAGATATAATGCTTCCCGATATTAACGGCTACGAAGTATGCAAAAGAATAAAAAGAACGGAAAATTTTTCGACCGTTCCCGTAATATTTCTTTCCGCAAAGCAGGAAGAGGTCGATAAGGTGCTGGGTTTTGAGTCCGGAGCGGAAGACTATATAACGAAACCCTTTTCGGTAGCCGAACTTCTGGCGCGCGTAAGAACTATTTTAAGAAGAGTGCCTCCGGCAAGCAATGAAGAAAATAGCAAGACGGGGAAAATATCGGACGGTTTCGGTTTTAAAAATATTACCATTAACGTTCTTAAACACAGCGTAATGGTAAAAAACATCGAGATAAAACTCAGTCCTATAGAATTTAAACTTCTTATTTTTTTGATGACTTACTCAGGCGACGTTTTTTCGCGCGAGAAACTTTTAGATAACGTATGGGGAAGCGATTCTTTCGTAGAACCAAGAACTGTCGACGTTCACATAAGACGGCTCAGGTCGAATATCGAGATAGACGAATCTATTAAGTTTATTGAAACTATAAGAGGCGTAGGCTATAAATTTATAGATGAAAAAATATGA
- a CDS encoding HD domain-containing protein, translating to MGRLDDILKKNKMTEKGVIGIYSLFAQKNIKLLKDLTHFTQKDIDGIGKIKGCIENISLKIASDFYEYLLNIEETAKIINSRPDLLDQLILTQSHYINQLFGIEYDENYFINRVIVGFAHYVYKISPSVYIGSYGYYNTLITDAVIKCCKENGIDSEESVSILNSVQKMLSIDITLAIESYYQKTIDDVYKMEHDSLNRLMVLAEYRDEDTGNHIARMSHFAAVIAKELGMDGVYRENILNSAPMHDIGKVGIPDNILLKPGRLDKDEFEIMKSHTVIGYNILKDSESNTLKEGAAIALSHHENYDGSGYPNGLKGDSIPLSGRITKVADVFDALINKRIYKPAYTLEETLRIMKDEMKPGAAFDPDCFDAFLKGLDEILDIRRRIDEENS from the coding sequence ATGGGCAGATTAGACGACATACTGAAAAAAAATAAAATGACCGAAAAAGGCGTTATAGGCATATATAGCCTCTTTGCCCAGAAAAATATAAAGCTTTTAAAAGATTTGACTCATTTTACGCAAAAAGACATAGACGGCATAGGTAAAATAAAGGGATGCATAGAAAATATTTCTTTAAAAATAGCTTCGGATTTTTACGAATATTTGCTGAACATAGAAGAAACCGCTAAAATTATTAATTCGAGACCGGATCTTTTAGACCAGCTTATACTTACGCAGTCTCATTATATAAATCAGTTATTCGGCATTGAATACGACGAAAATTATTTTATTAACAGGGTTATAGTCGGTTTTGCGCATTACGTTTACAAGATATCTCCCTCGGTTTACATAGGAAGTTACGGGTATTACAATACGCTTATAACGGATGCCGTTATAAAATGCTGTAAAGAAAACGGCATTGACAGCGAAGAGTCTGTATCGATACTTAATTCGGTACAGAAAATGCTGTCTATCGATATAACGCTTGCCATAGAATCGTATTATCAAAAAACCATAGACGACGTTTATAAAATGGAGCACGATTCTCTGAACAGGCTGATGGTTTTAGCGGAATACAGGGATGAAGACACCGGAAATCATATTGCCAGAATGTCCCATTTTGCCGCCGTTATAGCAAAGGAACTTGGAATGGACGGCGTTTATCGGGAAAATATATTGAATTCCGCTCCCATGCACGATATAGGCAAGGTCGGAATACCCGATAATATTCTTTTGAAACCCGGACGATTAGATAAAGACGAATTTGAAATTATGAAGTCGCACACGGTTATAGGATATAATATATTGAAAGATTCCGAATCGAATACTTTAAAAGAAGGCGCGGCTATAGCGCTGTCGCATCACGAAAATTACGACGGAAGCGGATATCCAAACGGATTAAAAGGCGATTCTATACCGCTTTCGGGACGGATTACCAAAGTAGCCGACGTTTTTGACGCGCTTATAAATAAAAGAATATATAAACCGGCTTATACGCTGGAAGAAACGCTCAGGATAATGAAAGACGAAATGAAACCGGGGGCGGCTTTCGATCCGGACTGCTTCGATGCTTTTTTAAAAGGTTTAGACGAGATACTGGATATAAGGCGTAGGATAGATGAGGAAAATTCTTGA
- a CDS encoding tyrosine recombinase XerD: MKCKIMNEGQIPIKKDEFEAFIENYISFLKIERGLSLNTVSSYYLDLMKFHAFVKDKNINFKELSPFFFQDFLSYLSELNLSGKTRARFYSSIKGFYKFLFKRGIVTEFPFKDIEYPFTAKKLPDFLTEEEMRKILSVEFTGRGRIRKRKDPDAYKFENLRNKAIIEFLYSSGLRISELADIKLDNFNFDLNFARVIGKGSKERIVPFGIPFKEMLKVYLPLRQKYAVKSKNAGSSYLFITEKGMPLTRQGLWKIIKKAALLAKIDKNITPHTLRHTFATHLLGGGADLRSIQQMLGHTSISTTEIYTHTDISHLSEQHAKFHPRNMEQSLKIAVAAEEADKK; the protein is encoded by the coding sequence TTGAAATGCAAAATTATGAATGAAGGGCAGATTCCGATTAAAAAAGACGAATTTGAGGCTTTTATAGAAAATTATATATCTTTTCTTAAAATAGAAAGAGGTTTAAGCCTTAATACCGTTTCTTCGTATTATTTGGATTTAATGAAATTTCATGCTTTCGTAAAGGACAAAAATATTAATTTTAAAGAACTATCCCCATTTTTTTTTCAGGATTTCCTGTCTTATCTTTCCGAGCTAAATTTAAGCGGAAAAACAAGGGCGAGGTTTTACTCCTCTATTAAAGGATTTTATAAATTTTTATTTAAACGCGGCATTGTAACGGAATTTCCTTTTAAGGATATAGAATATCCTTTTACGGCAAAGAAATTACCCGATTTTCTTACGGAAGAAGAGATGAGAAAAATTTTATCTGTCGAGTTTACGGGACGGGGAAGAATACGAAAAAGAAAAGACCCCGATGCGTACAAATTTGAAAACCTTAGAAATAAAGCAATAATAGAATTTCTATATTCAAGCGGACTAAGAATTTCCGAACTTGCGGACATTAAGCTCGATAATTTTAATTTCGATTTAAATTTTGCAAGAGTAATAGGCAAAGGTTCTAAAGAAAGGATAGTGCCGTTCGGAATACCTTTTAAGGAGATGCTTAAAGTTTATCTGCCGCTAAGGCAAAAATACGCAGTTAAATCAAAAAATGCCGGAAGTTCCTATCTGTTTATTACCGAAAAAGGCATGCCTTTAACGAGGCAGGGGCTGTGGAAAATTATTAAAAAAGCTGCGCTGTTGGCTAAAATAGATAAAAATATAACTCCGCATACGTTAAGGCATACTTTTGCGACCCATCTTCTGGGAGGCGGGGCTGATTTAAGGTCGATTCAGCAGATGCTGGGGCATACAAGTATTTCTACTACGGAAATTTATACGCATACCGATATATCTCATTTAAGTGAGCAGCACGCTAAATTTCATCCGAGAAATATGGAGCAGAGTTTAAAAATCGCCGTCGCGGCCGAAGAAGCCGATAAAAAGTAA
- a CDS encoding 3-dehydroquinate synthase → MKIRVEPKISGKKEGKDGYDIIIDAGIIGGVSAKEIVSAFSSAAVNLKAGFLAVTSETVYGLYGDKFSSFLKKCGIENFDFIVLPDGESTKSLKYLSDIYDRLIDNGMERSDYIIAFGGGVVGDLAGFAAATYLRGINFIQVPTTLLADVDSSVGGKTGIDHPKGKNLIGSFYQPRTVLIDVDILKTLDKRELTNGFAEVIKYGASLDANFFSYLESNYKKILAYDEESLIRIIEKSCSIKADIVNQDEKESGLRSVLNFGHSLGHAIETLYNYENIKHGEAIAIGMVFAAKLSKHLGLCGEEEVARIKNLIINSGLPSDIPDFTPEQYVNAMKLDKKVSDKQIKFVLIKGIGVYEFKKLDFGFLFNYLAKLNKQAKL, encoded by the coding sequence ATGAAAATCAGGGTCGAACCGAAAATAAGCGGCAAGAAAGAGGGCAAAGACGGCTACGATATAATAATCGACGCCGGAATTATAGGCGGAGTTTCCGCGAAAGAAATCGTTTCGGCGTTTAGTTCCGCCGCCGTAAATTTAAAAGCGGGGTTTTTAGCGGTAACATCCGAAACAGTCTATGGCTTATACGGAGATAAATTTTCGTCATTTCTTAAAAAATGCGGAATAGAAAATTTTGATTTCATAGTCCTTCCCGACGGAGAATCCACGAAGAGCCTTAAATATCTTTCCGATATTTACGACCGTCTGATAGATAACGGTATGGAAAGGTCGGATTATATAATAGCTTTCGGAGGCGGGGTTGTAGGCGACCTTGCGGGTTTTGCCGCGGCTACGTATCTAAGGGGAATTAACTTTATTCAGGTTCCGACTACTTTGCTTGCCGACGTGGATTCAAGCGTAGGAGGGAAAACCGGCATAGACCATCCTAAAGGCAAAAATCTTATAGGCTCTTTTTATCAGCCGAGAACCGTCCTGATAGACGTAGATATCCTTAAAACATTAGATAAAAGAGAATTAACCAACGGATTTGCGGAAGTCATAAAATACGGAGCCTCTTTAGACGCGAATTTTTTTTCTTATCTTGAATCTAATTATAAAAAAATCCTTGCTTACGACGAAGAATCTTTAATCCGTATAATAGAAAAGTCGTGTTCCATTAAAGCGGATATCGTAAATCAGGACGAAAAAGAATCGGGACTGCGTTCCGTTTTAAATTTTGGACACAGTTTGGGGCATGCTATCGAAACTTTGTATAATTACGAAAATATTAAACACGGCGAGGCGATAGCCATAGGAATGGTTTTTGCCGCAAAACTGTCTAAACATCTTGGATTATGCGGCGAAGAAGAGGTGGCGAGAATTAAAAATTTAATAATAAATTCAGGCCTGCCGTCCGATATTCCGGATTTTACTCCGGAACAGTACGTAAACGCAATGAAATTAGACAAAAAGGTGTCCGATAAACAGATAAAATTCGTGCTGATAAAAGGAATAGGGGTATATGAGTTTAAAAAGTTGGATTTCGGCTTTTTATTTAATTATCTGGCTAAACTTAATAAGCAGGCTAAGTTATAA
- a CDS encoding DEAD/DEAH box helicase, giving the protein MLKKLKTIEEMSFKDLNLSENLMKAVADAGYENPTAVQAKSIPIVLSGKDLLAGAQTGTGKTAAFTLPILHMLSGKDTAEIKDKTYKNDRQERKFSTASALKSKPRCLVLVPTRELAVQVEESVKTYGKYLPLKSTSVFGGMSIVPQIKALRRNVDILVATPGRLLDHAGQKTVDLSGIEILVLDEADRMLDMGFIVDIKKIIALLPKQRQNLLFSATFSERIKSLSEFVLRNPAFVQGEKQNAASELVDQSVHMVSQKLKSHLLSHLIKHHKWEQVLIFTRTKNGANRLADKLAADGISATAIHGNKSQPARIKALNQFKDGSVTALVATDVASRGIDIDRLPYVVNFELPNAAEDYVHRIGRTGRAGVSGKAVSLVDREEMRFLKEIERFIKREIPRVAFDSFVPPANINIAASPDNAAVFHKNHNNYEGRFKGRTRTTQGKTPAKKNRFNICAETDGSEGSKNLFRSKNSSLKPLNSSRFGNSKKQNFSKNSFSKSAKVK; this is encoded by the coding sequence ATGTTAAAAAAATTAAAGACTATTGAAGAAATGAGTTTTAAAGATTTAAATTTATCTGAAAATTTGATGAAGGCAGTTGCCGATGCGGGTTATGAAAATCCGACGGCGGTTCAGGCGAAGTCTATACCTATAGTGCTTTCGGGAAAAGACCTTCTTGCCGGAGCGCAGACCGGAACCGGAAAGACGGCAGCTTTTACTCTTCCGATACTGCATATGCTTTCGGGGAAAGATACGGCAGAAATTAAAGATAAGACTTATAAAAACGACAGGCAGGAAAGGAAGTTTTCGACTGCTTCCGCATTAAAGTCCAAGCCGAGATGCCTTGTGCTGGTCCCTACCAGAGAGCTTGCGGTGCAGGTCGAGGAATCGGTAAAAACGTACGGAAAATACCTTCCGCTTAAATCGACGTCGGTTTTTGGAGGAATGAGCATAGTTCCTCAGATAAAAGCGCTAAGGCGTAATGTAGATATATTAGTAGCTACGCCGGGAAGGCTTCTCGACCATGCGGGACAAAAAACGGTAGATTTATCCGGAATTGAAATTTTAGTTCTTGACGAAGCGGACAGAATGCTGGATATGGGTTTTATAGTAGATATTAAAAAAATTATTGCGCTTTTGCCGAAACAGAGGCAGAATCTTTTATTTTCGGCGACTTTTTCGGAAAGAATCAAGTCGCTTTCGGAATTTGTTCTTCGCAATCCTGCTTTCGTGCAGGGAGAAAAACAGAATGCTGCTTCGGAATTGGTTGACCAGAGCGTTCATATGGTTTCCCAGAAGTTAAAAAGCCATCTGTTATCCCACCTCATTAAACATCATAAATGGGAGCAGGTGCTTATTTTTACGCGTACTAAAAACGGAGCGAACAGGCTTGCGGACAAGCTTGCGGCGGACGGAATTTCGGCGACCGCAATACACGGAAACAAAAGCCAGCCTGCTAGAATTAAGGCGCTTAATCAGTTTAAAGACGGTTCGGTAACCGCTTTAGTAGCAACGGACGTGGCTTCGAGAGGCATCGATATAGACCGCCTGCCGTATGTCGTTAATTTTGAACTGCCTAACGCCGCAGAAGACTACGTTCACCGTATCGGCAGAACGGGAAGAGCGGGGGTTAGCGGAAAAGCAGTTTCTTTGGTGGACAGGGAAGAAATGCGTTTCCTAAAGGAGATAGAAAGGTTTATAAAACGCGAGATACCCAGGGTTGCGTTCGACAGTTTCGTACCGCCTGCAAATATTAATATAGCGGCGTCGCCTGATAATGCGGCGGTATTCCATAAAAATCATAATAATTACGAAGGACGGTTTAAAGGCAGGACGAGGACGACGCAGGGTAAAACGCCCGCAAAGAAAAATCGTTTTAATATCTGTGCGGAAACCGACGGCTCTGAAGGTTCAAAAAATTTATTCCGTTCTAAAAATAGTTCATTAAAACCTTTAAATTCGTCTCGTTTCGGAAATTCTAAAAAGCAGAATTTTTCAAAAAATTCTTTTTCTAAATCGGCTAAGGTTAAATAA